The window AAATATCAACTTAAATCAACTTGAAATCCTTAAAAATCAATGGGTTATGGGGATACCCCCCCTCCCTATAAACTAAAGCAAAGCAAAAAGGAGGCAACCCCTTATACACTTCCTTGTCAATCGAGCCTACAGAGGATATAATCTTTCTAATGAAGAATCAGGATGTGGCACGGATATTTAACAGTATAGCAGACCTCCTCGAGATAAAGGGAGAAAACCCATTTAGAATCAGGGCATACAGGCGTGCCAGCCAAAATATAGACGGTCTTACAAAGGATGTTTCAGAGCTTACTAAAGAGCAACTTATCGAGATACCGGGCATAGGCACTGACCTTGCAGGCAAAATAACAGAGATAGTTAAAACAGGGATACTAAAAGACTATGAGGAGCTAAAGGAAACAGTTCCCGAAGGACTTACCCTTCTCCTTACAGTGCCAGGGCTTGGGCCAAAAACAGCAAAGCTTCTATATGAGAAATTAAAGATAAAAGACATCTCAGAGCTTGAGGGTCTTGCAAGGCAACATAAACTCATCGGTCTTTCAGGGATAAAGGAAAAGACAGAGGAAAATATCCTTAGAGGCATAGAGATGCTCAAAAGGGGCAGGGACAGATACCCCCTCGGAAGAATTCTTCCTCTGACAGAAGACATAATTAGGCATCTCAGGGAAAAGGCACCTGTTGAGGATTTATGCGTTGCAGGAAGCGTAAGACGGTGGAAAGACACTGTAAAGGATATAGATATCCTTGCCACTTCTCAGGAGCCTAAAAAGGTTATGAGCATATTTGTCCATCTGCCTCATGTAAGGGACATCCTTTCTCAGGGGCAAACGAAATCCAGCGTTGTATTGGAGGAAGGCATACAGGTTGACCTAAGGGTTGTGGAGAAAACCTCATTTGGAGCCGCAATCGCCTATTTCACAGGCAGTAAGGAACATAACATTAGGCTTAGGGAGATGGCTCAAAAGGCAGGGCTCAAGATTAATGAGTATGGCGTATTCAGGGAAAAAGACGGGCATAGGATCGGTGGCGAAAAAGAAGAGGACATCTACAGGGTCTTAGGGCTTCCTTATATCCCACCTGAGCTAAGAGAGGATACAGGCGAGATAGAGGCGGCTATGGAAGGAAGGCTTCCAGAGCTTGTAGGCATTAAAGACATAAAAGGCGACCTTCATGTCCATAGCAAATGGAGTGATGGAAGCCATAGCTTTGAGGAGCTTGCAAAGACTGCAAAGGACAAAGGCTACGAGTATATCGCAATCACAGACCATTCAAAAGGACTTGCTGTTGCAAGGGGGTTAAGCGAAAAAAGGCTCTTAGATGAGATTAATGAAATAGATAGCTTGAATAAGAAACTAAGGGGAATTAAGCTCCTTAAAGGCATCGAGGTAGACATAAGAAGCGACAATACCCTCGATTTCCCTGATGAGATTCTTAAGAGGCTCGATATAGTGGTTGCATCTATCCATTCCGGGTTCAGGCAGTCAAGGGAAAAACTCACATCCCGACTCATATCTGCAATGGAAAACCCCTATGTGACTGTTATAGCCCATCCCACAGGAAGACTTATAGGGCAAAGGGATGCCTATGATGTTGATATGCCTGTCCTACTTAAGACTGCAAAGGAGACAGTCACAGCCCTTGAGATAAACGCATATCCCCTGAGACTTGACCTCAACGATACCTATGTAAAACAGGCAAAAGCCCTCTCAATTCCCATAGCCATAGGCACAGACACCCATATCCTAAGCCACTTCGAT is drawn from Nitrospirota bacterium and contains these coding sequences:
- the polX gene encoding DNA polymerase/3'-5' exonuclease PolX, with the protein product MKNQDVARIFNSIADLLEIKGENPFRIRAYRRASQNIDGLTKDVSELTKEQLIEIPGIGTDLAGKITEIVKTGILKDYEELKETVPEGLTLLLTVPGLGPKTAKLLYEKLKIKDISELEGLARQHKLIGLSGIKEKTEENILRGIEMLKRGRDRYPLGRILPLTEDIIRHLREKAPVEDLCVAGSVRRWKDTVKDIDILATSQEPKKVMSIFVHLPHVRDILSQGQTKSSVVLEEGIQVDLRVVEKTSFGAAIAYFTGSKEHNIRLREMAQKAGLKINEYGVFREKDGHRIGGEKEEDIYRVLGLPYIPPELREDTGEIEAAMEGRLPELVGIKDIKGDLHVHSKWSDGSHSFEELAKTAKDKGYEYIAITDHSKGLAVARGLSEKRLLDEINEIDSLNKKLRGIKLLKGIEVDIRSDNTLDFPDEILKRLDIVVASIHSGFRQSREKLTSRLISAMENPYVTVIAHPTGRLIGQRDAYDVDMPVLLKTAKETVTALEINAYPLRLDLNDTYVKQAKALSIPIAIGTDTHILSHFDYMSYGVSIAKRGWLEKKDVINTLSLSQITGFLKKKKTSHQNST